The following proteins come from a genomic window of Polyangiaceae bacterium:
- a CDS encoding GNAT family N-acetyltransferase: MPNRYPQEVSLRDGRRVLMRPFGPADTQALWEFFQRLPPSNRRFAWDRIDDREVVENWGRNVDFGRAFPLLALDGTRVVADATLHRRHGGPLRLTGRIKWLIDPDYRGAGLGTTFVNQFINIARENGLRHLSCMLISDLEKDSVETLTALGFKPHVVPGYGTDPDGGRHDMTYLVLEL, from the coding sequence ATGCCTAACCGATACCCCCAAGAGGTGTCCCTGCGTGACGGACGGCGTGTGCTGATGCGCCCATTTGGGCCTGCGGACACGCAGGCACTGTGGGAGTTCTTTCAAAGGCTGCCGCCGTCCAACCGCCGCTTTGCTTGGGACCGGATCGACGACCGGGAGGTCGTCGAGAACTGGGGCCGTAACGTCGACTTCGGCCGAGCCTTTCCCCTTCTCGCCCTCGACGGCACGCGCGTGGTCGCGGACGCCACGCTGCATCGCCGCCATGGCGGACCGCTGCGCCTCACGGGGCGCATCAAGTGGCTGATCGATCCGGACTATCGCGGCGCCGGCCTCGGTACCACGTTCGTGAACCAGTTCATCAACATCGCCCGCGAGAACGGCCTGCGCCATCTCTCCTGCATGCTCATCAGCGATTTGGAGAAGGACAGCGTGGAGACGCTGACCGCCCTCGGGTTCAAGCCGCACGTCGTGCCGGGCTACGGCACCGACCCGGACGGCGGTCGCCACGACATGACGTACCTCGTCTTGGAGCTCTGA